tactgtaaatataatatgaatataatactgatcatatattttttcttaaaatataattaagtgAGACCTAACTTACACACAGTCTCTGATTCTTTGACCAAAAAACACTAAATACGCtgaatgaaaaatattgaactcattatttattgttttaatttcagcacataatattactgttgtacATTTGTATGGCcacatatttaacataattaAGTGTATAAATGATATTGATCAGTTCCACACAGATTCTCCATTGCATTAGAGTCTTCAGGTGAAATCTGAGCCGATCTCCTGTATTGTGTCGCTGGACTCATGAAACTCTGTTTCTCTGCTGAGTTTTCCTCTGAGTgggcgcgcgtgtgtgtgtgtgtgttatcccATCCCACAAACTCAGAAACACATGTAaagtgtaagtcgctttggatagaagtcTCTGCTAAATGCATATTAATGTGAATGTAAGATGTCTGGTCAACATTCTTTAGGCATTTGCTGGACATCCTTTTATCTTCAGATGATTCACTAGaagtttgactttcttttgatATGAAGCAGTGTTTCTATGTTGTTGAGatgcattttttgtcattattgtgtCTCTCCTCTTCATTGCAGCATCAAAGAGAAACAGAATTcacgtttttttttcacagagaTGTCCCTGAGAGAGCAGATGTAAATGAGCTATTAGCTAACTCTGGtgcatttacttttaattgagCAAAAATAATACTCTAAAAGCAATAATCTTAAGTAAAGATGACTAGACTTTTCGACACTTGATGATTTACAGTTGTGCAGTGATACACACGGCTTGGTGCTGCGATTATTTCTTTAAGGTTTGTGGAATCTGACACAACTCATTATAAGTTATATGTGGCGAGCATGCCAATGGCAAATCAGCGTCGCCAAGGAAACGGCGCCATCAAGCCGCCACACCTGCGGATCATCATCACCTGCGCCCCATTCAGCTCATCCTTTATAATCAGCAGAGGAAGAGGAAAGGGTGAGCTCGTTCTCCTCTGGTAGTTGGTGTGCATGGTTCAGACAACGCTCACGATCCCTCACACGTCACTTCACTCCCCGGGAGGACGCACATTCAGGATTTTCCCCGGAACGGACGGAGCCAATTCCCCACGATTCTCTCACTGGTCCTTTACTGAAGAACCTCAATCACCCTCTGGGGCTTTAAGTGACTTTTTTGACTGTGTCGTCTCTCTACAAGCCACAGTTATTATCAAAGCTTGACTGTTTTTTGTCAATGTTGCTTCTACACAGTAGAGATTGAATGTTATATATGAAGTTATGTGAGTTTCTTCTCAGATCATGAGGTTGTGGTGATGAATGAGGTGTGATGTTGCTCTCTTGTGTGGTTTGTGGTGCGTTTGGAGGCGGAGTGACTGACGGACTGTCATGTTTTCATCATATAAAGGGAAGTTGCTCATCATGTGAAGtgattcactcattcattcattcagtgtTGATGCGTGATTTGATTCATCATGAGCAGTCTGAGAAACGCGCTCGTGTGTTTGATCATTTTGCCTCGTTTTCTGGTCGCGGCGCTCGTGCTGTTGTGTCTCGATTTTCTGTGCGTGAGGAAAAGAGTTTTATTTTATCTCCGAGATcacgacgatgatgatgatgatgatgaagatccTCCGCTGTGTATCTCTGATAATAACCGCATGTTTAGCTGGGAATCTCTCAAAGCGGTCTTCCACGGACATAAAGTGGACTGGATGAAATCCGCTCGCGTGGGACGCGACGCGCCGAACACTGAAGTTGTGGAGCTCTCGGACCTGCAGCCCAGACGGATCCTGGACTTCGCCCGTCGGACTCGACCGCTGGTGCTGAATTTCGGAAGCTGCAGCTGACCGCCGTTCATGAAGCGTCTGAAAGCGTTTCGGCGACTCGTCCTGCGATATTCCGATATCGCCGATTCGCTGCTGGTCTACATCGAGGAGGCGCATCCGTCCGACGGCTGGAGGAGTTCAGACGCGCCCTATCAGATCCGCGGGCATCAGAGTCTGGAGAAGAGACGCGACGCCGCGCGCCTGATGGAGCTGGAAGCGCCGGGCTGCGCGGTAGTGGCTGACAGCATGAACAACGCGTCCAACAGCGCGTACGGCGCGTTTTTCCACAGACTTTATATCGTGCAGGACGGTGAGGTGGTGTACCAGGGCGCTCGCGGACCGGAGGGTTATCGGCTGTCGGAGCTCAGACTCTGGCTCGAGCGCTACCGAAAGCGTGTTCACGAGACCCCACGCGCCGCCGCGGCCGTCATCCAAATGTAAAAACTCACTTCTGGTTCACGCGACTAAAGAAGTAGACTTGATGTCGTTGTATTGCTCGATCTCCGGTATTTTTTTGTGAGGGTCGGTTTTTAAAAGGTTAACACGACCAGAAAATCGACGTGATGTCTAAAATGCAGGAGATTATCAAACGCTTTTTGTAATAAAGAATTTCataacaacaaatgtgtgcagaATGTAAGAGAAAATGTTCTCTCTTCGGGTGTTGATTTCACTcgttagaaataaaaacaaacaaacttttgatatttttttcctttcgGTTTTTTTGTTCTAAACATCCAAAAACGGTCGTGTTTCAATAAAGATGAAGCTTGTCTGTGATTGAAATGTAaacgagttttttttatttctaaatatatttgtcGTGAATTTCAACATAATGAAACGTTAAGTGATGATctgcacatttttttcttttcatagaAAAATAGTTTCAGGGCTGGAGGGAAATATTAACATAGGTTTAATTTATTCACTGTTATTTATTGTGAATGTTTGACCCTTTTGTAAACTCTGGTTGtgaatttattacattttaaaccttttttattttcaaaaaatcttttaatagttttaacaTTATACCATATTCCTCatatcattattaataattactatagttgtattattattaggcctattattattattattatgtgccAATACGTTTTTATAGGCTAATGAAACCTCAAAGGTTTTTAATCTTTCAGTGATTTGAAAAAAGTGAGCAGTTAATCCTTGATACATCACCTCTCCACAGATATATTTGATATCTGTAAGGAGTTTAATTTATGAATCATTCTGACCAAATAAAGAGTTTCTTCAATTGCTTCTAAGATCAATCAGAACAATATTAACAgcccggtttcatagacaaaGGTTAGCACTAgtccagactaaaatgaatatttgagcAATCTTATATTAGAATTTAACCTGACGTATTTTTCAATAGACTGCATGCGCGCGcgcgtgtttgtgtttatatatgtaCATAATCATTAAgccagtgtttgtgttttttgttttattcgaTATTCATATTTAACACATGCTGACACACTAAGTCAATCGCAGAATGCATCAAATGTTCCAGCACAGTTTTTTGTGTGCAAAATCTTTTATGAAGGGCTTTTTTACAgatgttttgtgaaataaattcattttcttAAACATGAAGAGTAAACTGTATTGTTGTAGGGTTATTAATCTTTGCTTCCAGATGAGAAGATGGGTTTATGTCTATAAAGAGGGTTTTAGAACTCAGATTATATTCAGGGTTTGTGGATGGATGTGATGAGCGCTGCAGGGAACCAGTTCACCATTTCAACATATTACCCATCATGCACTTCTGCGGAATGGTTACTATGGTTtcataccatagtaggaaaaaatactttatctttttttgtttttgttgaacacaacaaaagatattttgaagaatgcaggacagcaagaattctggggcacttttgagatctgtttggttatgagcattctccaaatatctttctctgtgttcatcagaacaaagacacttatacagatttggaacaacaaagGTTAggaaatgatgactgaattttcatttttgtcaatacAACTGTcgtcaaatatttaacaatagcGTATAGGCCTATGTAAAGTTGGAGGAATGAAACTATTCTGGGAAAACTTGCAGCCCTGCTTGGACAGAGCGGGAGCAGATATGGAGAagatggggatggaggagggatgagttttcctgtagctcagtgttaagagcattgtgttaacaacgcaaggttgtgtgtttgatcccagaggattgcacataTCTATAAATCAATAGGATAATGTAATggaattcgctttggataaagcatctgccaaatgcgtaaatgtaaatgtttgagtGCAGCAGGATTAAGCAGCTGATAAGAATGAACTCAGTCTAGTTTGTGTTGTGTGACTattaattaatgatgattagcTGCACATGATGACCTGCCAGAACTGACACTACGCGTGAGTGTGATGATTCACAATGCCATTGAAGAATCACTTATATCTGATCTGTTTCATAAAAGGCTCTTGTAGTGGAAAAAGTTATATAGACTATATAAGAACTAAATGCTTCACAGGAAAACTTTGAGTGATCTTTGGGGAAAACAAtgtatttaacaatatttaaccCTTCTGCTCAACAGGTACTTACACTGTAAGTGATGAAATGAATGACACAACATTGGATTATTGTGCTGTAGCTGCAGATGGACCTGAGCAGTTGTGATACTGAAGCGCCCTCTGCAGAGAAACTAATTAAATCACAACCAACATcatcgtctctctctctctctctctctctctctctttctctcactctctctctctctctctctctctctcactctctctctctctcactcactcactcattcactcactcactcaagattcaagattcaaaggagctttattggcatgataaaagaaaatttacattgccaaagcacaagattaaatataaacatgcagaaatacagattaagatcaaaaataagatagaataaaattaaaagtctataagtaaaaatctatatatatatacatctcaatataaacagaaaaagagttttaattaaagttctcaatgagggtgacagtgtcagtttgtgtgtgttgtcctgtcagtggtgtgttgtgttgtgttgtgttgtgctggttgttctttggtcgtggcaggacttgacatatcttgcagcaggtttgagcttcttgacttttctcccagtatgtatgagatcttgtccttttgttgaaactggtcaaagtctttgtgtaagtttgtaaactgggggaagaatgtttctctgatgtgtgtgtagttgggacaggagaggagaaagtgcagctctgtttccacttgattgtgtgtgcagtgtggacacagtcgctcttctctcggtgtccatgtgtgtctgtgtctgcccgtctctacagtgagctggtgatcactgagtctgtacatgctcaacacttttcttagtttagggtctgatacgcttgtgagctattctgacactttatattctctctttagtgacagatagcattccactttactttgctgagctgttgcttctgtccagtgtttgagatatttctctttttgtcttttcatcatttggtttagtctggctggggtttggggttgacttgggcatgtttggggttgtagagttagttgtgagatcagttggatgaaggggtttctctctgggctcagctcttgatgacttaaggctttgtgatggagtgtgtctgtgtcgctgttcttaaggtgtgtgtagaattttaaagctcttttttgtattttaatgattagaggatacagtcctaattctgctctgcaggcgttgtttggagtttttctctgtacccgtagaatgtttttacacatttctgtttgcagaatctctattgggtgtttgtcccatctgctgaactctgaGAGGCGAGAGGACccctttctttctgtctgtctgtctctctctctctctttctctctctctctctctctctctctctctctctctctctctcactcactcactcactcactcactcactcactcactcactcactcactctatctctctctctttctttctttctgtctctctctgtgtctctctctctctctgtctctctctctctctctctctctctctctctctctctctctccctctctctctctctctctctctctctctctctctctctctctctctctctctctttctttctttctttctttctgtctctctctgtgtctctctctctctctctctctctctctctctctctcactcactcactctctatctctctctctttctttctttctttctttctttctttctttctttctttctttctttctttctttctttctttctctctcactcactcactcactcactcactcactctctctctatctctctctctttctttctttctgtgtctctctctctctgtgtgtgtctctctctctctctctctctctctctctctctctctctcactcactcactcactcactcactcactctctatctctctctctttctttctttctgtgtctctctttctctgtgtctctctctctctctctctctctctctctctctctctctctctctctctctctctctttctttctttctgtctctctctgtgtctctctctctctctctctctctctcactcactcactctctatctctctctctttctttctttctttctttctttctttctcactcactcactcactcactcactcactcactcactctctctctctctatctctctctctttctttctttctgtgtctctctctctctgtgtgtctctctctctctgtgtgtctctctctctctctctctctctctctctctctctctcactcactcactcactctctatctctctctctttctttctttctttctgtgtctctctttctctgtgtgtctctctctctctctctctttctgtctgtctgtctctctctctctctctctctctctcactcactctctatctctctctctttctttctttctttcttctttctttctttctttctttctttctttctttctttctgtctctctctctctctctctctctctctctttctttctttctgtctgtctctctctctctctctctctctctctctctcactcactcactctctatctctctctctttctttctttctttctttctttctttctgtctctctctgtgtctctctctctctctctctctctctctctgtctctttctttctgtctctctctctataaatatttgttcatttgttatttattctcCCTTACAAATCAAAAATACATAGGATTaaactgatatatatatattaaacaattcCACAAGAGTGGgaaaagttttacatttttacaaaacattagACAGTTTTAGGGAACAAGGATGGGTGAGGTCTGTGGTGGTACACACACTGTGGTGGATGTGAGCGTGTACAGTCCAGTCCTTTGTAAGAATAGCGTTTTCCCGTTGACTTCATGCCAACCGATGCAGTGCAGAAACTGATGCTTTAAGCTGCACAcgcaaaaatatttcattatccTTGGAACAATTTCTTCAAAAGCACAACAATCTTTCGTGTTTTGCTCGGTCTGAGGGGCATAATGCTTCCTTCACTGGTTGAATGTTTGGCAGTCCTGCAGTGCAGTTAGACGCGCTTTATCTCATTTAGACAACAAGCTGCTTTTCCAGGAACAGGCGAGATCACCGGGTTtctgaggtcagaggtcacactCAATTATGGGCCTCAATCATGTCAGGTTGATTTTAATAGAACCCGGCAGTCGAGTAACGACACGTTCAtcacagagcaccttcacaagcctCAGGTCACAAAGTGCTGCTTCTCATATGACTGTATTTATTAGCTAGAAAGAATCATTTGATCTTTCTTGTGATAAATCATAAAAGCTGTTATGCAACACATCGACAACCAGGCGGAAACAGAATCATCTTTGTGAGCACGAAGTCCTGATGAGACCCATGATTATAACAGCGGGTTTCTCTGGGCACGCCGCCCCGTTCCCACGGAGGACTCAATCTGCTGCCGTCACAGAGCAGAGAAAGTCTTTATCATCACAGATCAGTTTATTCTACATCAACACACTTCAACTTCATCATTAAATCTCTCAGATGTTGTCTGTTTAGGCGTCAGCATCTTTAAACTCTTCTTGTATTGTATTCTCGTCGTGATGTTTTGCTTCATTGTtaatgtgagatggtggtctagtgggttaaaccactgaactggtaaatcaaaggttgctggttcgatcccagcagccaccaccagtgtgtccttgagcaagacactttactccatgttgctccagggggattgtccctgtaataagtgcactgtaagtcgctttggataaaagcgtctgctaaatgtaaatgttttctcacTCTTGTTAGTTGctttaaaagaaagttttatCATAAAGCTGAAATGTGAATCTAAATGTTTCGTAACAGTATTATCATTTATTGTATGAAGAGAGCATCAGCTCAACATGAAGTGCTGCAGCTCTAACAAAACACTGCATCCAGATACACAATAATGTTGCTTTTTCTACAGAAGACTGAACGTCAAGTGCGGCTCAAGACACTTCAGTTCTTTATTCACTCCATACGGCTGGACAACACTTAACTtctataaagaaaattaaaagacatttcAGGCCATAATGTTACAGATCTTTAAAGAAACTAATATACATATTACTATAATTCTACTATAAAACTCTGTTTCCTGTAGTAATCGCACACGTGTTTCAGAAATAAAAGGACttgaaatgtgaaataatgtgaaatctttttttctgtttctcttacCAATAGCAACAACattgaaaatctgaaatgtgtgtgtgtgtgtgtttggaaaaGAAGAGACAGAGTATTTTATacatgaacatttatataaTCACATACAGGATGAATATTATTATGATAAATGAAACTAATAGCATGAAGCCAGTAAACATACAAGCGACAGAAAAGATCTGCAGGCAGGTCACtgattcatcacacacacacacacacacacacacacacacacacacacacacacacacacaatgacgtTTTCAAGTTTTCAGGAAGTGCTTCTGTTTCgttgaataaaataacagaaagtgAAGAACAATCGATGTGTCTGTCAATGTGCTAATGAGTTCAGCTCAGCATCAAGACTGTGAAGATCTTCTCTGACGTCCACCAAAGATCAAGTTCTCAGATcaactgatgatgatgatgatgatgttcttCAACAGAATCAGCTGATGACAGAAACAGCCACAgcagcacacgcacacacacacgcacacgcacgcacacgcacacaggaCAGATCTTCACACAgtgatattaaaatgaatggatGTTAGGGTGtatggttgttgttgtttacaCTATAAAGTGGCAGATCTTGCCAGAGAAAGTCCATTAAACGAACACAAACTGAAATCAGTCAAGAGCACATTATGGCACAGAAGTGTATGAACTCATTCAAAGTGTAGTAATTCAATGCGAAGAGAGTTCACACAGATTTCATCTAAAACGCCACAAACATCCAGTATGAAGAGAATGACAGAGACTCGTCTGAGAGTTTTTAAAGGTGACCGTATTGGCACTGACAGCCGTCTCTGCTTCTTcgaaaataaaaccacaaaggaGGAAAAGCATGACGTTTCGCCCGCCGTCTCGGCTGATGCTGTGCTCGCTTCCGCCTCGTCCACTCCCCACTGAGATTCAGATGACGTGAAGCTGAGAATG
The sequence above is drawn from the Triplophysa dalaica isolate WHDGS20190420 chromosome 15, ASM1584641v1, whole genome shotgun sequence genome and encodes:
- the dio3a gene encoding iodothyronine deiodinase 3a, whose product is MSSLRNALVCLIILPRFLVAALVLLCLDFLCVRKRVLFYLRDHDDDDDDDEDPPLCISDNNRMFSWESLKAVFHGHKVDWMKSARVGRDAPNTEVVELSDLQPRRILDFARRTRPLVLNFGSCSUPPFMKRLKAFRRLVLRYSDIADSLLVYIEEAHPSDGWRSSDAPYQIRGHQSLEKRRDAARLMELEAPGCAVVADSMNNASNSAYGAFFHRLYIVQDGEVVYQGARGPEGYRLSELRLWLERYRKRVHETPRAAAAVIQM